In Cottoperca gobio chromosome 1, fCotGob3.1, whole genome shotgun sequence, a genomic segment contains:
- the LOC115009272 gene encoding oocyte zinc finger protein XlCOF7.2-like isoform X1, translated as MASCVDVHTQLASIMEVLANAAVAQICQLVDDGFATLRLEVSRNQRENLALKSRLRLMEIRSGEQYHREPTPPHLLLICSRKDGSAITKRKVKSIMLENTDPQQTQPVVVTEQLMEPEVAVIKKEKLEEELTGCSLLEDHHAAPNISIGPQSLSPAAESDRPLRMEAELPRVSVSGPYENRDVARPETEQQKEGEEEASTQCWFSHPAEQIYRGGGPNREMTGLTKEEDKHAVDSSVCLSAESSSSKVTDVEATVIKTLDSELSHTNTGVKCGAAADWRGEAVLPVKLEAEPSWSEAFMTYTPLVSVTRNECLSDSRLTNTTSHHTESEAAELEASSLDSSSFDDLFSSPEVARSLTAPHIHSTNRVTCMEKPLSSSSFPFQFSFGNSPKSDSLTVSSFSDASPDSRSRSFPSSTEQAFSCQQCGCLFSTSRELVVHQHSHAGERIYHCHLCKKPFVHPHQLKTHQRVHTGEKPFSCSQCGKRFSQSSHIKRHMSVHTGERRYSCSLCGKRFSQACSLKVHQTVHTGERPYSCTKCGKSFSVLGNLVRHQSIHIGK; from the exons ATGGCGAGTTGTGTGGATGTCCACACTCAGCTGGCTTCCATCATGGAGGTGTTAGCTAACGCGGCGGTGGCTCAGATCTGTCAGCTCGTGGACGACGGGTTTGCCACCCTGAGGCTGGAAGTATCCCGGAACCAGAGGGAGAACCTGGCCCTGAAGAGCAGACTGCGGCTGATGGAGATCCGTTCAGGAGAGCAGTACCACAGAGAGCCAACCCCCCCGCATCTGCTGCTGATCTGTAGCAGGAAAG ACGGCTCTGCCATTACCAAAAGAAAAGTCAAGTCCATCATGCTGGAGAATACTGACCCTCAGCAGACACAG CCGGTGGTTGTTACGGAGCAGCTGATGGAGCCAGAGGTGGCTGTGATAAAGAAGGAAAAGCTGGAGGAAGAGCTGACAGGGTGCAGTTTGCTGGAAGACCATCATGCAGCTCCTAACATCAGCA TCGgacctcagtctctctctcctgctgctgagagCGACCGCCCTCTGAGAATGGAAGCAGAACTCCCCAGAGTCAGTGTCTCAGGTCCGTATGAAAACCGGGATGTTGCCAGACCTGAAACTGAGCAgcagaaagaaggagaggaggaggctaGTACTCAGTGTTGGTTCTCTCATCCAGCAGAGCAGATCTACAGAGGTGGTGGTCCAAACAGAGAAATGACAGGCTTGaccaaagaagaagacaaacacgCTGTGGATtccagtgtctgtctgtctgctgagtCCAGCAGTAGTAAAGTTACTGATGTAGAGGCTACAGTGATAAAGACACTGGATTCAGAGCTGTCCCATACAAACACTGGAGTGAAGTGTGGTGCTGCAGCAGACTGGAGGGGAGAGGCAGTGTTACCGGTCAAATTGGAGGCTGAACCTTCATGGTCCGAAGCTTTTATGACATATACTCCTTTAGTTTCTGTCACTAGAAATGAGTGTCTGAGTGACAGCAGATTAACTAACACTACCAGTCACCACACAGAGAGTGAAGCAGCAGAGCTGGAAGCCAGCAGCTTGGACTCCTCTTCCTTCGATGACCTGTTCTCCTCTCCGGAGGTGGCCAGGTCTCTGACAGCTCCTCACATACACTCCACAAACAGAGTCACGTGCATGGAGAAGCCCCTGTCATCCTCATCTTTTCCTTTCCAGTTCAGCTTTGGAAACTCTCCCAAGTCAGACTCTCTAACTGTCTCCTCCTTCAGTGATGCCTCACCTGACTCCAGGAGCAGAAGCTTTCCCAGCAGCACAGAGCAAGCATTCAGCTGCCAGCAATGTGGCTGCCTATTCTCTACCTCCAGAGAACTGGTGGTACACCAGCACTCCCACGCCGGAGAGAGGATCTACCACTGCCACCTCTGTAAGAAGCCCTTTGTCCACCCACACCAGCTGAAAACCCACCAGCGGGTGCACACCGGAGAGAAACCGTTCAGCTGCTCTCAGTGCGGCAAGCGCTTCTCCCAGTCCAGCCACATCAAGAGACACATGAGCGTCCACACCGGGGAGAGGCGCTACAGCTGCAGCCTGTGTGGGAAACGCTTCTCGCAGGCCTGCAGCCTCAAGGTGCACCAGACCGTTCACACCGGAGAGAGACCCTACAGCTGCACCAAGTGTGGCAAGAGCTTCTCTGTGCTGGGAAACCTGGTCCGCCACCAGAGCATCCACATCggcaaatga
- the LOC115009272 gene encoding zinc finger protein 2-like isoform X2, which produces MLENTDPQQTQPVVVTEQLMEPEVAVIKKEKLEEELTGCSLLEDHHAAPNISIGPQSLSPAAESDRPLRMEAELPRVSVSGPYENRDVARPETEQQKEGEEEASTQCWFSHPAEQIYRGGGPNREMTGLTKEEDKHAVDSSVCLSAESSSSKVTDVEATVIKTLDSELSHTNTGVKCGAAADWRGEAVLPVKLEAEPSWSEAFMTYTPLVSVTRNECLSDSRLTNTTSHHTESEAAELEASSLDSSSFDDLFSSPEVARSLTAPHIHSTNRVTCMEKPLSSSSFPFQFSFGNSPKSDSLTVSSFSDASPDSRSRSFPSSTEQAFSCQQCGCLFSTSRELVVHQHSHAGERIYHCHLCKKPFVHPHQLKTHQRVHTGEKPFSCSQCGKRFSQSSHIKRHMSVHTGERRYSCSLCGKRFSQACSLKVHQTVHTGERPYSCTKCGKSFSVLGNLVRHQSIHIGK; this is translated from the exons ATGCTGGAGAATACTGACCCTCAGCAGACACAG CCGGTGGTTGTTACGGAGCAGCTGATGGAGCCAGAGGTGGCTGTGATAAAGAAGGAAAAGCTGGAGGAAGAGCTGACAGGGTGCAGTTTGCTGGAAGACCATCATGCAGCTCCTAACATCAGCA TCGgacctcagtctctctctcctgctgctgagagCGACCGCCCTCTGAGAATGGAAGCAGAACTCCCCAGAGTCAGTGTCTCAGGTCCGTATGAAAACCGGGATGTTGCCAGACCTGAAACTGAGCAgcagaaagaaggagaggaggaggctaGTACTCAGTGTTGGTTCTCTCATCCAGCAGAGCAGATCTACAGAGGTGGTGGTCCAAACAGAGAAATGACAGGCTTGaccaaagaagaagacaaacacgCTGTGGATtccagtgtctgtctgtctgctgagtCCAGCAGTAGTAAAGTTACTGATGTAGAGGCTACAGTGATAAAGACACTGGATTCAGAGCTGTCCCATACAAACACTGGAGTGAAGTGTGGTGCTGCAGCAGACTGGAGGGGAGAGGCAGTGTTACCGGTCAAATTGGAGGCTGAACCTTCATGGTCCGAAGCTTTTATGACATATACTCCTTTAGTTTCTGTCACTAGAAATGAGTGTCTGAGTGACAGCAGATTAACTAACACTACCAGTCACCACACAGAGAGTGAAGCAGCAGAGCTGGAAGCCAGCAGCTTGGACTCCTCTTCCTTCGATGACCTGTTCTCCTCTCCGGAGGTGGCCAGGTCTCTGACAGCTCCTCACATACACTCCACAAACAGAGTCACGTGCATGGAGAAGCCCCTGTCATCCTCATCTTTTCCTTTCCAGTTCAGCTTTGGAAACTCTCCCAAGTCAGACTCTCTAACTGTCTCCTCCTTCAGTGATGCCTCACCTGACTCCAGGAGCAGAAGCTTTCCCAGCAGCACAGAGCAAGCATTCAGCTGCCAGCAATGTGGCTGCCTATTCTCTACCTCCAGAGAACTGGTGGTACACCAGCACTCCCACGCCGGAGAGAGGATCTACCACTGCCACCTCTGTAAGAAGCCCTTTGTCCACCCACACCAGCTGAAAACCCACCAGCGGGTGCACACCGGAGAGAAACCGTTCAGCTGCTCTCAGTGCGGCAAGCGCTTCTCCCAGTCCAGCCACATCAAGAGACACATGAGCGTCCACACCGGGGAGAGGCGCTACAGCTGCAGCCTGTGTGGGAAACGCTTCTCGCAGGCCTGCAGCCTCAAGGTGCACCAGACCGTTCACACCGGAGAGAGACCCTACAGCTGCACCAAGTGTGGCAAGAGCTTCTCTGTGCTGGGAAACCTGGTCCGCCACCAGAGCATCCACATCggcaaatga
- the LOC115009298 gene encoding zinc finger and BTB domain-containing protein 34-like has product MMADCVGFQAQIASIIEILANSAVAEICKLVDDGYAALRSQMDQEREKSEKENNALRQKLREIDVKMRSSERKMRRRSQREEMHAVNFRPPEGADDQQPMVLPLPAASEDKTLHLISTQEETNVLPLVKQEKMERDDCNLDLKVEVNIRAECGLSTAMEPSEDPPPSEIVLDTNVTNITSSTTQPTSSPTDATMDLTCRSRAKRKATMPLGNSLTVSSAGVTAPEAPCRDLGESLTDGDLKPEIQTDDATEDELHTSKLSAPVVSDEPSPDRLNSLGLDLAWMQERVSHLGAAYAVAQLGLGNTETSHPSASFTSQGGGDSLDGPPTMLFTSSAHEMAAFAASFDMAAAAAAVVAAPPPPPTAPSATTTSQRRLYRSGAAIAKEPVVCAVCGRVFPSGAALEQHQRVHTGERPYSCPHCGKGFAQPNNLRVHLLIHTGERRYRCTLCGKSFHLFQPPQEASYSPHAGETLQLLTMRTVVQPNV; this is encoded by the exons ATGATGGCGGACTGTGTTGGCTTTCAAGCGCAAATCGCCTCGATTATAGAGATATTGGCCAATTCGGCAGTGGCGGAGATCTGCAAACTGGTGGACGATGGCTACGCGGCGCTGCGCTCTCAGATGGACCAGGAGCGTGAGAAGAGCGAGAAGGAGAACAATGCCCTGCGGCAGAAGCTGCGAGAAATAGACGTGAAGATGCGGAGCTccgagaggaagatgaggagacgGAGTCAGAGGGAGGAAATGCACGCCGTTAATTTTAGGCCACCCGAAG GAGCTGACGACCAACAGCCTATGGTGCTGCCTCTTCCTGCTGCCTCTGAAGACAAAACCCTCCATCTAATTTCAACG CAGGAGGAAACCAATGTGTTGCCACTGGTGAAGCAGGAGAAAATGGAAAGAGATGACTGCAACCTGGACCTCAAGGTTGAGGTCAACATCAGGGCAGAGTGTGGGCTTTCTACTG CCATGGAGCCCAGTGAGGATCCCCCCCCAAGTGAAATTGTTCTTGACACCAATGTCACCAAcatcacctcctccaccacccaGCCCACCTCTTCTCCCACTGATGCCACAATGGACCTAACCTGCAGGTCTCGAGCGAAACGCAAAGCCACCATGCCTCTGGGCAACAGTTTGACAGTCAGCAGTGCAGGAGTCACGGCCCCCGAAGCCCCTTGCAGGGACCTTGGAGAGAGCCTAACAGACGGTGATCTGAAGCCAGAGATCCAGACAGATGATGCTACAGAAGATGAACTTCATACCTCCAAGCTGTCAGCCCCTGTAGTCTCAGATGAGCCCAGCCCCGACCGCCTCAACAGTCTGGGCCTGGACCTGGCCTGGATGCAGGAGAGGGTCAGCCATCTTGGTGCAGCATATGCAGTAGCACAGCTGGGTTTAGGGAACACAGAAACCAGCCACCCTTCCGCCTCCTTCACCTCGCAGGGAGGGGGAGACAGTCTAGATGGCCCTCCAACCATGCTCTTCACAAGTAGCGCTCATGAAATGGCTGCTTTTGCTGCCTCCTTTGATATggccgctgccgctgctgctgtcGTAGctgcaccacctcctcctcctacagCTCCCTCTGCCACCACGACCAGCCAGAGGCGGCTTTACAGGAGCGGCGCTGCTATTGCTAAAGAGCCTGTGGTGTGCGCTGTGTGCGGACGTGTCTTCCCCAGCGGAGCTGCCCTAGAGCAGCACCAACGGGTGCACACAGGAGAGAGGCCCTACTCCTGCCCCCACTGTGGAAAAGGCTTTGCCCAACCCAACAACCTGCGGGTCCACCTCCTTATTCACACTGGGGAGAGGCGTTATCGATGTACGCTGTGCGGGAAGAGTTTTCATCTCTTCCAGCCACCTCAAGAGGCATCGTACAGTCCACACGCAGGAGAAACCCTACAGCTGCTCACGATGCGGACAGTCGTTCAGCCAAATGTGTAG